CTTCTGAGCCTCTTGTGCGCTGAAGCACACCGGCGTATTCTCCTCTCAATTCTGAAATGTTTATGTTTCACAATGAAGGGGAGAATGTCATGCGCGTGAAGAAGGCGATCGCATGCCTGGTGGCGGCCACCGCTGGAGTGTCGCTCATCGCGGCGCCGGCGGCGGCCGCGCCGTCGTCCGTCCGGGTGGCTCCGGCACCACTGGTGCCGCTGCCGCAGGAACTGGACTCGAGTTTCTATCGGCCCGCCCAGTCGCGGGTCGCAGCAGCTGCGCCAGGCGAGATCCTCGGAGCCCGACGGATCAATGCGGCGAACTTCGGCGTCGCGCCGCTCAACGTCGACGCCTGGCAGTTGTCGTTCCGGTCCACCGACACCAGTGGTCGGCCCATTCCCGCCGTCACCACGATCCTGAAGCCGCGCGGCGCGACGAAGGGTCCGCGCAAGGTGATCTCGATGCAGATCGCCGAGGACTCGACCGCGGGCTACTGCTCGACGTCGTACGCGGTTCAGCACCTCAACGCGAGTCCCCTGCTGGGGCAGGTGGTGGCGCCGGCGGAACTGTTGGTCGGACAAGGCTTTCTCGCACAGGGCTACGCGCTCGTCCTGCCGGACCATGAAGGGCCGAACCACGCGTACGCCGCAGGCCCGCTCGGTGCGCGGATCACACTGGACAGCCTGCGTGCCGCGAAGCAGTTCGCGCCGTCGACCATCACCGACGCGTCTCCGATCGGCCTGTACGGATACTCCGGGGGCGCCATCGTCACCGGCCATACCGCCGAACTGAAGCAGTCGTATGCACCCGAGCTGAACATCGTGGGCGCTGCGGAAGGCGGCGTGCCCGCCGACCTCGGTTCACTGTTGCGCACCGCGCAGAACGGCGCCACCAGCGGTCTGGTGCTCGGTGCCGTTTTTGGCCTGGCCCGCGAGTACAAGTACTTCGACACGTTCCTCGACCGTCGACTGAATCCGCTCGGCAAAGGGCTGCGCGACCTGAAGGGGCCACTCTGCGTGCAGTATCAGGCCGCGACGTTCCCGTTCCTCAACAACATCGGGCTCATCGACTGGCCGGGCGGCGCGCTCAACGCGCCGAGCGTCAAGCGGCTGCTGGTCGACACCAGGATGGGGCGCGCCCGCCCGGACGTCCCGATGTACATCTGGAACTCGCAGCTCGACGAGATCGTCCCGGTCGGCCAGGTGAACACACTGGTGAAGAAGTACTGCGCCGCACCGGGCCCGTCGATCACGTATACCCGGGATCACCTGTCCGAGCACATCATCGGCGAGGTCGCCGGTGCGCCCATGGCGTTCCTGTGGCTGAAGGACCGTCTCGACGGAAAGCCTGCGGTGCCCGGCTGCACCACACGCGACGAACTGTCGATGACCACCGACGCCAAGTGGTGGCCCACGTTCTCCCGAACCATCGGGACCGACCTCGCGGCACTGTTCGGCGCGGCGATCGGGCGCGGCAAGTAGTTTGGACGCGTGACCGAGTCCAGGAGTTATCGAGGACAGTCCGTCGACGACCGCCGACGACTGCGCCGCGCCAGGTTCCTGGACTCGGGCCTGCAACTCTTCGGGACGCAGGGGTACACGGGGACGTCCATCCCCGCCGTCTGCAAACACGCCGCCCTGTCGTCGCGGCAGTTCTACGAGGTGTTCGCCGACAGGGAGGACCTCCTCAAGGCTCTGTACGACGAGACACAGGACGCCGCTATGGCGGCGGTCTCCGACGCCATAGCCGCGGAACTCGAGAAACAGTCCACCCTCGAAGAGATGTTCAGCGCGGGCATCACGGCGTTTGTCATGTACTACGCCGACAGCCCACAACGCATTCGCGTGAGCTTCATCGAGGTGGTCGGTGTGAGCCCGGCATTCGAGGCGCACCGTCGCGAACGCAGGCTCCGGTGGGCCTCGTTGCTGGCTGCTGTGTCCGAGCGTGGAGCCCAGCAGGGCATGGACGTGACCGCGACGGACCCACTCGCCTGGGCCGCCTATCTGGGCGCGGTCAACGCCGCCATCGTCGAGCACTCGGAGGTCCCGTCGACCACCGTTGACGACGTGATGCGTGTGATGCGTCGAATGCTCAGGCCCGGCGTACTCGGCTGACCGCCCGCCCTATCCTCTAGGGATGACTCGCCACCAGGCCATCAACGGACTCGTCGGCGTCGCCGCCGTCGCGATCGGCGTGGTCTTCGCGCTGCGACCATTCGGATCGGTTCCGATCCTCGCGGCCGCGATCGCCGGCGGGCTGATCGTCGCGGGCATCGGCGAGGCGACACGGGCGGCGGACGGCGCGTTACCTCTCCGCTACGCCGGGGCCGCCGCACTGTTCACCACCGGCGTGGTCCTCCTCGCCTGGCAGGGGCTGTCGATCGTGTCGGTCGCGCTGGTCTCCGGAGTCGGCCTCGTCGCCTGGGGCGCCACCAGAATCGTCGGAGCGATACGCGGCGACGACGTTGCCACGCGGGTCGCGGACGCTCTGCTCGGCATCGCCGCCATCGCGCTCGCCGTCACCGCGTTCGCGTGGCCCGGGGTCACGATCTTCGCCGCGACATTCGTCGCAGGCATCGCACTGGTCTGGTTCGGCCTCACCCGCCTGTATCGCATCGTTCGAGGGCCCTCGGAGACCGCAGGCAGACCGCACCGGGTGCTGCGCCTTGCCACGGCAGTCATCGCTGTCGTCATCGCCGTGCCATTGGCGGTCGTCTCAATCGGCGTGCATCGCTCGTCGCCGACGCCGGACGACTTCTACTCCGCCCCCCTAGATCCCGCAGCAAAGCCCGGAACACTCCTGCGCACCGAAGACTTCCACCGCGACGTCCCCGACGAAGCGCGGGCATGGCGAATCCTGTACACGACCACCCGAGACGACGGAGCCGCCGCGCTGGCGAGCGCCATCGTCGTCGCTCCGAAGAGCCCGCCGCCAGGCCCTCGCCCGGTGATCGCCTGGGCACACGGCACCACCGGAGCCGCACCCGGTTGCGCGCCGTCCGTGCTCGACCACCCGTTCACCGCGGGCGCCACCCCCGCGCTCCCCGAGGTGATCGCGTCGGGCTCGGTGATGGTCGCGACCGACTACACGGGACTCGGCACCGAAGGTCCGACGCCGTACCTCATCGGCCAGGGTGAAGCGCGCTCCGTCCTCGACTCGGTGCGCGCAGCCAGAGGCATGTCGCAACTACAGTTGTCACCGCGCACTGTGGTGTGGGGCCACTCGCAGGGCGGTCACGCCGCGCTGTGGACCGGCATCGTCGCCCCGACGTACGCGCCGGACGTCGAAGTCTCGGGCGTCGCCGCGATGGCGCCCGCGTCTGATCTGCTCGGACTGGCGGACAAGCTGATGGGGATGACCGGCGGAGCTGTCTTCGGTTCGTACGTCCTCGACGCGTACAGCCGCACGTACGGCGACATCGACTTCGACGACTACGTCGAACCGCAGGCCCGCCTGCCACTCCATACGATGGCGACCCGCTGTCTGAGCGAACCCGCAGTCGTCGCATCGGTCATCGAGGCGTTCCTCGTCGGCACCGACCCGTACGGAGGAAGTCTGGACGACGGCCCGTTGAAGCAGCGCCTCATCGAGAACACGCCGTCGGCGAAACTGACCATGCCGTTGTTTCTCGCTCAGGGCGACGCCGACGACCTGATCAGTCCGGCAGGCCAACAGTCGTTCGCGGCTCGTCAGCGCTCGGTCGGCACCGACGTCGACTTCCGGACGTATCCGGGATTGGGACACGTGCCGCTCGTCGAGGCGGGCTCCCCCGCCGTCGACGACTTGCTCGCATGGACCAGGTCGGTGATCGACGAGGGCCAGCGGCAGTTCAACTAGGACTGCGTCAACTGCTCCACCAGCGCGTCCAGAACCGACGCGTCTTCGATCGTCGACGGGACCGTGTACTCCTCGCCGTCGACGATCTGCCGCATCGTCTTGCGGAGGATCTTGCCCGAGCGGGTCTTCGGCAGCGACGCCACGACGGTGACGTCGCGGAACGTCGCTACCGCGCCGATCTCGTCGCGAACGCGCTGTACGAGTTCGGACCGCAGAGTGTCGTCGTTGACGTCGACCCCCGCCTTGAGGACGACGTAACCGCTCGGACGCTGGCCTTTCAGATCGTCGCGAATGCCGATGACGGCACACTCTGCGACCGCGGGGTGCGCGGCCACGACGGCCTCGATGCTGCCGGTGGACAGCCGGTGACCGGCGACGTTGATGACGTCGTCAGACCGCCCGAGCACCACGACGTAGCCGTCGGCGTCGATGTACCCGGAGTCGCCGGTGAGGTAGAAGCCGTCGAATGTGTTGAGATACGACGCGCGGAGCCGGTCCTCGTCACGCCACAGTCCGGCGAGAGTCCCCGGTGGGAGCGGCAGTCGGATCACGATGTTGCCCTCCCCGCCTGCGGGCACCGGTCCCCCGGTCGCGTCGACGACCTCGACGGCGTACCCCGGTACCGGCACAGTCGGCGATCCCGCCTTGATCGGCATCGGTTCGAGGCCTCGAAGGTTCGCGGCGATCGCCCAGCCGGTCTCGGTCTGCCACCAGTGATCGACCACCGGCACCCCGAGCACCTCCGACGCCCAGGTGTAGGTGTCGGGGTCGAGCCGCTCCCCCGCCGCGAACAGGGTCCGCAGCGTGGACGTGTTGTACTTGGCGAGTTCGGTCGCGTCGGGATCGGCCTTGCGGATCGCGCGGATCGCGGTCGGCGCGGTGAACAGCGCGGCCACTTTGTGCTGGTCGATCACCCGCCAGAACGCACCCGCGTCGGGCGTCCCGACCGGCTTTCCCTCGTACATGACAGTCGTCGCACCGACGAGGAGTGGCCCGTAGACGATGTAGCTGTGGCCGACCACCCAGCCGACATCGGACGCCGTCCACCAGACGTCGCCGGGCGAGATGTCGTAGACGTTGTGCATCGACCAGGTCAGGGCGACGGCGTGGCCGCCGTTGTCACGCACCACGCCCTTCGGCTTCCCCGTTGTTCCCGAGGTGTAGAGGATGTACAGCGGGTCTGTGGCTGCCACCTCGACGGGAGCGGCGGGTGACGCGGCTGCTAGCTCGGCGTCCCAGTCGAGCCAGCCGTCGTAGTCGGAGGCTGAACCGGGGACTTCCGCGCGGTCTTTCACGATCACAGTGCTCGGCGTGGAGGCAGCCAGTTCGATGGCGGACTTCACCAGCGGGAGGTACTCGACGACGCGGCCGGGCTCGAGACCACCCGACGCGGTGATCACCGCGACGGGCTCGGCGTCGTCGATGCGCGTGGCGAGTTCGGGTGCCGCGAAGCCGCCGAAGACCACTGAGTGGACTGCTCCGATGCGGGCGCAGGCGAGCATGGCGATCGCCGCCTCCGGGATCATCGGCAGGTAGATCACCACGCGGTCGCCCTTGGTGACTCCTTGCGCCGCGAGCACTCCCGCGAACGCCGCGACCTCGTCGAGCAACTGCGCGTAGGTGTACGTGCGGACGGTGGACGTCATCGCAGAGTCCCAGATCAAGGCGATCTGATCACCCCGGCCCGACGCGACGTGGCGGTCGAGCGCGTTCGTCGACGTGTTCAGGGAGCCGTCGGGGAACCACCGGTAGATCGGCGGGTTCGAATCATCGAGCGCTCGAGTAGGCGGCGTGATCCAGTCGACCCCCGCCGCAGCGTCGAGCCAGAAGTCGTCGGGGTGATCGATGCTGCGAGCGAAGGCGTCTGCGTAGGATCCCATTCCGCAACCGTAGTGAACGCTCGGTGACGGCGGTCACGCAGGCGGCGATCAGCCGCCCACTTGTTCAACGATGAACCCCAGCAGAATGACGGCCGTGCCGCCGATCTCTCCGACTATGAGGGCGACCATCGACGCGGTCATCATCGGCGACTTCGGGTGCAGTTGGTTCTCCGTGTCGCGGAGAGCGCCGTGGAGGCAGTACGACGCTATCGCGGTGACGAAGAAGAAGACGACCACCAGCAGGGCGGTGAGATTCACGGCTGTGTTCCACGCACTGAACTGCACGAACACACCCAGCATCGCCGTCGCGAACGAGTACATGAGCGCGGCACGGTGCGCGATGTCGACGTAGATGTGTGCCGCGCCGTCCGGGCTGCGCATGATCTGCGCGAATTTCCAGACGCCGAGGATCAACGCCCACAGGAAGATCACGCCGGCTGCGATCAGCGCGACCTGCGTCGCGAGAGTCAGAGTCATGCCTCCCACTCTTTCACGGCAACCCAGTCGATCACCCCATACGCGGTTCTGCGCCGGCGTCGACATCCACCGGCTCATGATGCGCGGCGCAGTACCGCACGGTCGAGGCTCTGACCAACCCCGACCAATCATTTGAATGTTGAAATGAGCTGACGTATGATCATTTCAAGTTTGAAATATCTACTCGGCATACAGAGGCTCCCGATGACAATCACACCCAGCACCACGGCACTGGCCGACGCGACGATCCGCGCCGACCACCCGTTCGCACAGCACCTCGTCCACGCCGCAGCCGTCTCCGCTGCGACACCCCACCGCGCCTGGACTCCGGACGACGGACCCCTCCCCGCGCTGTACCTGTCCCACGGAGCCCCTCCCACCTTCGAGGACGCCGAGTGGATGCGCCAACTGCATGACTGGTCGCAGGCTCTGCCGAGGCCACGCGCGATCCTCATCGTGAGCGCACACTGGGAATCGGACGAGCTCGGAATCACCAGCACCGTGCCGACTGAACTCGTCTACGATTTCGGCGGCTTCGACCCGATGTACTACCGCATGCGATACGACACCCCCGACAACACCGGTCTCGCACAGCGCCTGCTCGACGTCCTACCGGACACGCAACGCGTGTACGAGCACCGAAATCGCGGCCTCGACCACGGCGCGTGGCTGCCCCTCAAGGTCATGTACCCCGAGGCCGACATCCCGGTTCTGCAGCTGTCGATGCCGACGCACGACCCACAGGCGCTGTTCGCCATCGGGCAGCGCCTGCAGACACTCCGAGCCGAGGGAGTCCTGGTGATCGGGTCCGGTTTCATGACCCACGGGCTGCCCTACTTGGACTGGTCTCGCCCCGACATCGTTCCGACGTGGTCGACAGAGTTCGACGAGTGGGCGGCCGACGCCCTGTCACGAGGCGACGTCGACTCCCTCGAACGATTCCGCAGCCTCGCTCCCGGACTGCCGTTCGCTCACCCGACGGTTGAGCATTTCACGCCGATCTTCGTCACCCTCGGCGCGGCGACCGATGCGACAGCACCGGTCACCACCGCGATCGAGGGCTTCGCGATGGGCCTCGCCAAGCGGTCGTTCCAGGCTGCCTGATGTCCGACGAACCGCGCTGGCTCACCGCCGCGGAGATGGATGCGTGGCTGCCGCTTCTCGCCGTCATCAATCTGCTGCCTCAGGCTCTCGACCAACAGCTCCGGACTGACGCGGGGATCAGCCACGTCTACTACTCGATGCTCGCGCTGCTCTCGAACGCACCCGACCGCACGATGACGATGGGCGAGCTCGCCCGCGACAGCTTCACGAGCCCGTCCCGCCTCACGCATGCAGTCGCGAGCATGGAGAAGCGCGGTTGGGTCGCTCGATGTGCCGACCCGGAGAACAGGCGGATCCAGAACGTCTCCCTGACCGACAACGGCGTGGAGCTGCTCGTGCGTATCGCACCCGGCCACGTCGACGAGGTCCGTCGCCGAGTGTTCGACCGACTGTCGCCGGCTCAGGTCGACCAGTTGCGCGACATCGCGTCAACGCTCGCCGAGCAGGGCTAGTCGTCGAACTGCGGAGGAACGGTGTCGAGCAGCCGGGAGTCCGGCTCGTCGCCCGACATCGCCAGAAGTCCGACCACCGCTCGCCCGATCGTCAGCAGATCCCGGGGGTCACGTTTGTCGAGACCGCCGATGAGCTGCTTGAGAATCGTGAGCTGGTCGAAGTAGATCCGTTCGACGATCAGGTTCTCGTTGTCGTCGAAGATGAAGTATGCGGTCATGCGCGTACGGTGCGACGATCCAGTCGGCGGGATCTTGCCGAGCGGACCGAGATGCGTGCCGAGCAGCCAGAACTCGACGACCACTGCGTCGACGGTGTGTCGGAACGCGATGATCTCGTGATTCTGGTCGGGAAACGCGACCCGCGTGTCGTGGTAGTAGTCGCGGACTTCACGGGCCCCGTCGTGGACGGCCATCTGCGCAATCAACTCGTAGTGGGGATGAGGGAAGGTCGAGAGCGTCGCGTCCCAGTCCTGCGCGACCTCGTCGTGGAAGTGGTCCAGGACAAGCTTCTCGCGGGCACGGAGCACATGCTCGGGCGGGAGTTCAAAACGGGTCATGGCGGCCTCCTAACATCTGCTCCCGTCAACATATACCCACAGCGTGGATTAACTCAAGGGATGCGGCACAATGAGCCGGTGGACCTTTCACCGCGCCGCGGGCGACCACCCAAGGGCGAAGCCAGACTCTCCCGGGAAGCGATCGTCGACGCGGCGCTGCAGCTGATCGACGACGAGGGCATCAATGCGCTCAGCATGCGATCGGTCGCACGCCACCTCTCCTCCGACCCGAAGAGCCTGTACAACCATGTCGGCGGCATCGACGATCTGCTCGACGCCGTCGCCGAACGCCTGCTCGGGTCGATCACCGCACCCGAGCTGTCGGGCGACTTGCGCACCGACCTGCGCGCGATCGCCCTCGCTTTTCGCGCGGGCACCCTGAGTCACCGCGCAGCCGCACCGCTCATCCTGACTCGGCAACTGACGTCGATGGCATCCCTTGCTCCGGTGAACACCGCACTCGCCGCCATGCACAACGCCGGATTCTCCACCGACGACGCCGTCCATCTAATGCGAGCGACCCTCGCCGCACTCGTCGGCACACTGCTGCGCGAGGTCAACGCCGCTCCGACGTTCGGGACCGCCGACACGGAGGCGATCGCCAAACGCGAGTCCGACCTCGCCGGAAGCGAGTTGTCCGCAGTCGCCGAGGTGGCACCACAGCTGGCCAGGTTCGATGCCGAGGCCGAGTTCCACTACACCGTCGAATTCCTGATAGACGGTGTGCTCGCGCGCAAACCCTCGGCAGTCAACGACTAGGCAGCACCCCACCGTCGGGAGCGCCCGGACCGTGCTGAAGTTCGAGGTCGCGCGCACGTAGATGCTCGCCGCATTCCGAGCAGTGCAATTCCGCAGTGACAACCGAGCCGCAGGAGTGAGCCACTTCCACCGGCGCACCGTCGGGCGCATACCAGCGATCACCCCACTGACGGAGCATCATCAACACCCGCCAGAGGTCGCGCCCCTTCGGCGTCAGCACGTACTCGTGGCGGACAGGCCGGTCCTGATACTGGACGGTTGTGAAGATCCCGTGTTCCACGAGGCCGTCGAGTCGTTGACTGAGCACGTTCCGGGCTATTCCGAGCCGTGACTGGAACTCGTCGAATCGCGTGACGCCCATCAGGGCGTCACGCAGGATCAACGGCGTCCACCACTCCCCGATCACCTCGAGACTCTGGGCGATGGAGCAGTTCATGTCGACAAAGCTGGCGCGGCGCATGTACTCATCATAGTCAGTTGCTTCATAGAACGCACCTCGTCTACAGTCCGTTTCATGACACAACTAACTAGTCGGGCGTCGACGTCGACGCCGAGTCGGGCTGTGATTCCGATCGTCGCCACAACCGTCCTGCTCTCCGGATTCGACCTGTTCGTGGTCAACGTGGTCCTCACTCAGATAGCCGACGACCTGCACGTCGCCGACCTGTCAGACCTCTCGTGGATCCTGAACGCGTACACGATCGCGTTCGCCGCTCTCTTGATTCCGGCAGGCAGGCTGAGCGACCGGATCGGTAGTCATCGTGCGCTCGTCGCGGGCCTCGCCCTCTTCGCGATCACGTCGGCCGGATGTGCGTTCAGCACGTCGCTGACCACGCTGATCGTGATGCGGGCACTTCAAGGTGCGAGCGCAGCGCTCATGACACCGTCATCGCTCGGGGTCGTCTTGGAGGGGACGGCGCCCGAGAAGCGCGCGGGCGCCGTCCGACTCTGGGCCGCGCTCGGCGGACTCGGTGCCGCACTCGGACCGGTAGTCGGCGGTGGCCTCGCAGAATTCGGCTGGAGATGGGTGTTCCTGATCAACATTCCGATCGCAGGCGCCGCGGCACTCGCGACGTGGTTCCTCGTCGCGCGCTCGACTCCGCGCCGCGAGCATCACCTCGGCCTGATGCAATCGGCTGTTCTCGCGGGCTCGATCGCCGCGCTGGTCGCGGCGCTCGTCAACGGCGGCGAGTGGGGATGGTCGTCTGCCCAGACTGCAATCCTTGCCGTGATCGCGCTCGTCGGCTTCTCCTCTACCGGACTGACCAGCGCGTTTGGACGACGCCCGATCCTCGAACCGCAGCTCTTGCGGGTTCCGCGCATCATTCCGGCCGCCGCGGTCCTCCTCGTCTTCCACGTGGCGTTCGGAGCGATGTTGTTGACGGTCATCCTGTGGATGGAAGGGGTTTGGGGCTGGTCCCCACTGCGCGCCGGTCTCGGCATCGCGCCCGGCCCGGCGATCGTTCCGATCGTGGCGATTCTCGCCGGCCGTGTCGCCGACCGAATCGCGCCGCGGGTGCTTGCCGGCCTCGGCGGAGCTGTCTTCGCTGTGGGCGTCGCCAGTTGGGCGCTGGTCACCCAGGCCGACTCGACCTACGCCGCGGCAATCCTGCCGGGAGCCCTCTTGACCGGCGTCGGCGTCGGGCTGATCACGCCGACCGCCATGGCGATCGGAACGTCGGCCCTCCCGGCACAGTGGTTCGCTACCGGGTCCGGCGTGCTCAGCATGGCCCGCCAGGTCGGTATCGCAGTCGGTGTCGCGGTGGCCGTCGCGTGCCTCGGGTCTGCGTCCGACGTCTCCGATTTCCACCTCACGTGGTGGGTCACCGCCGCAGTCTCACTGATCGCAGGCGCGCCCCTGTTCGCCGCCACCAAGGAGACCCGAGAATGACCGACCAGTTCACCACCCTGCACCGTCTGCTCGACGGCCGCACCGTCGACTCTGAACGCCTGCGCACCGTGTACGGGTTCGGCGGACTCCACGGTGGGATCCTTTCGGCGATGCTGCTCGGCCACATGCGCCGCGCAGTCGACGCATCGTTCCGACCGGTCGAGTTGACCACCCAGTTCATCGCACCGACGCGCGATCTGCCGAGCGTCGAGGTGCGGGTGTTGCGCCAGGGACGACGCAACGCTCAGGTGACGGCCACCGCGACCGCGCCTGACGGTTCGATCGTCGCCACGGCCGATGCCGTGTTCACCGCACGAGCGGCAGCGCCGATCACGCACCGACTGTCCCCCGAGGCGCCCTCCGGTGTCACCCCGCTCGAGTCGGCGTCGCCGATCGTCATCGACCCGCAGTTCATGCCGCTGGCGACGGCGTTCGAGATCCGTCCCGCCACGTCGATCCTGCCGTACACCGGGGCCGACGACGCCGAACTGTACGCGTGGATCCGTCTCGCCGGCCCCTCCCCCGACCCGCAGTCGCGGTTGCTGATCCTGGCCGACGCACTGGCGCCGTCGTACGCCGCGACACTCAACGTCCTGGCGCCCATCCCGACGGTGCGAATGGCTGTTCACTTCGCGCCCACCACAAAGAGCAGCGACGACGATTGGGTGTTGCTACACGCTCGGACCCCGCACGCCGACGATGACGGCTGGCTCAGCGAGTCTCTGGACCTGTGGACGCCAGACGGAGTTCACCTCGCGTCGTCGACACAACTGCGTATCGTCCGACACTGATGAAAAAGAAAGCCCGGACCGATTGGTCCGGGCTTTCTCATCTAGTAGCGGGGACAGGATTTGAACCTGCGACCTCTGGGTTATGAGCCCAGCGAGCTACCGAGCTGCTCCACCCCGCGATGCATGTACTACGATACAGCACTCTCGCACCCGCTCCGAACCGGGGCCCGGAGGCCGGAATGCAAGAAGACCCGGACCGATTGGTCCGGGTCTTCTCATCTAGTAGCGGGGACAGGATTTGAACCTGCGACCTCTGGGTTATGAGCCCAGCGAGCTACCGAGCTGCTCCACCCCGCGTTGCATCGACTACGTTACACAGCGGTGAACGACAGAGGCAAATCGATTACCCGGCAACGTGATCGAGGGCACGAACCCGCCGATCAACGGGCCCGGACACCCATCAGGCCTGCCAATTGGTTGGCGAGCGGGTTGAGGTTCAGCTTGTCGGGATCACGCTTGGGCTTGTTGTCCCAGGGCTGCACGAAGTCAGGGTTCGACAAGTCGGCGTTGTTCGCGCCGCGCACCGCTGTCGGACTGCCGGTGGGCACCGAGCAGGCAGCCTTGGTGTTGAACGGGAAGTCGTCGTAGTTGATGTCGAAGTCGGGGTTGCGCGCCTTGATCTGGTCGATCATCCGCTGCGTGCTCTCGTAGCCGCGTGTACAGCTCGGCGGGTTCTCCGTCTCGAGGACGATGCCGAACCGGATTGTCCCTTCCGGCGACGACGTGGTCATGCTGCTCGCGGACAGGGACGACAGCATCGCGAAGGTCATGCCGGTCACGAACGACGCCGGTTCGATCGTGTCGACCGTCGTACCCAGTTGGTGGATGAGTTTCGTGGCGTCTGCGCCGTTGTCGTCGAGGAACCTCGACAGCGTCGTCGCCGCACGGGGCCCGTCGGTGAGGATCCGGCGGATCGCCGGGTCGGACGACGCGAGCGTCGCCGCGACCACGTTGAGGTTCTTCGACCACGACAGGATCTCATCCGACTGCTCAGCCTGTGTCGCCAGGACCGGACGCGAGTTCTTGATCAACTGGATCGTGTCGTCCAGGTTCTCGACGCCAGTCTGCGACAGCTTGTCCAGGGAGTCGACGAGCCGAGTCAGGTTGTCACCCTGACCGTCGAAGGCCTTGCCGAGTTCAGTGACGGCGATCCGCAGATCGTCGACGGGGACCGTCTTCGTCAGGTCGATCGCCGACTGCGTGACTTCCTGCAGCTTCGGCGGGAACCGCACCTGCGACGCCGCGATACGTGATCCTTCATGGAGGAACGGTCCGTCAGCCGACGTCGGCTGGAAGTCGAGGAACTGCTCGCCGATCGCGGACCGGTTCGCCACGACAGCGAGGGCGGACGCCGGAATCTGTTCACCACTGGACTCGAGGACCAGGTCGACGTCAACACCGTCTGCAGTCATCCGCAGATCACGTACACGTCCGGCGGCGACACCTCGATAGGTGACCTGAGCCTCCGAGAACAGGCCTCCCGCGTCGGGCATCTCCACCGTCACCCGGTACACGCCGACGCCCACCGCCTGGTCCATTCGGGCGTACCGAATGCCGCCGTACACCGACGCCACCAGCCCCAACAGGACAACAACGATGAGCTGGATCTTCACTAGACGACTGAGCGGTGGCATACCGACCCTTCCCGGAAACAGTGCGGGCCCCGACTACCCCACTGTGCGCAGTGTAAACGTTGTTTACATGAGGAAACGAGCCCCGGCACTCCATTCGTGATCAAGGATCTCCAATGTGACGTCATGTGATGGTGCTCACTTCCGGAGTAGGGTGAGACTCACCAGTCCGGCCCGCCAGGACCGACCGAATCCAGGAGGCGACATGGCAGACCCAAACATCCATCACGAGAACCACGGCAATCATCCGATGAGCCTGCTCGCGTTCGTATTGCTACTGGCCGGAGGCGCTCTGTCGGCGCTCTGGATCGTCACTCTCGCCGACCTTCCGGCAGGGCGGACGATGAACATCACCTACGGTGTGCTCGCCCTCGGGTGCCTGGTGTCGTCGGCGCTGATCTTCCGTCACCTCACCACTCACCTGCATCACTCACCGGTGATGCCGGACAACACCCAGTCCGAGATCGACCGCTACCTCGGCAAGGTGCGCTGAGACACACCTGACCGACAACAAAACCGCCGAGCCCCTGTGCAGGGACTCGGCGGTTTCGTTTGGCCCGATCAGTTTCCGGACGGATAGTCTGCGAGCGCGGCCTTCAGC
This genomic window from Gordonia sp. PDNC005 contains:
- a CDS encoding class III extradiol ring-cleavage dioxygenase, whose amino-acid sequence is MTITPSTTALADATIRADHPFAQHLVHAAAVSAATPHRAWTPDDGPLPALYLSHGAPPTFEDAEWMRQLHDWSQALPRPRAILIVSAHWESDELGITSTVPTELVYDFGGFDPMYYRMRYDTPDNTGLAQRLLDVLPDTQRVYEHRNRGLDHGAWLPLKVMYPEADIPVLQLSMPTHDPQALFAIGQRLQTLRAEGVLVIGSGFMTHGLPYLDWSRPDIVPTWSTEFDEWAADALSRGDVDSLERFRSLAPGLPFAHPTVEHFTPIFVTLGAATDATAPVTTAIEGFAMGLAKRSFQAA
- a CDS encoding TetR/AcrR family transcriptional regulator C-terminal domain-containing protein translates to MDLSPRRGRPPKGEARLSREAIVDAALQLIDDEGINALSMRSVARHLSSDPKSLYNHVGGIDDLLDAVAERLLGSITAPELSGDLRTDLRAIALAFRAGTLSHRAAAPLILTRQLTSMASLAPVNTALAAMHNAGFSTDDAVHLMRATLAALVGTLLREVNAAPTFGTADTEAIAKRESDLAGSELSAVAEVAPQLARFDAEAEFHYTVEFLIDGVLARKPSAVND
- a CDS encoding helix-turn-helix domain-containing protein, which codes for MRRASFVDMNCSIAQSLEVIGEWWTPLILRDALMGVTRFDEFQSRLGIARNVLSQRLDGLVEHGIFTTVQYQDRPVRHEYVLTPKGRDLWRVLMMLRQWGDRWYAPDGAPVEVAHSCGSVVTAELHCSECGEHLRARDLELQHGPGAPDGGVLPSR
- a CDS encoding MFS transporter, coding for MTQLTSRASTSTPSRAVIPIVATTVLLSGFDLFVVNVVLTQIADDLHVADLSDLSWILNAYTIAFAALLIPAGRLSDRIGSHRALVAGLALFAITSAGCAFSTSLTTLIVMRALQGASAALMTPSSLGVVLEGTAPEKRAGAVRLWAALGGLGAALGPVVGGGLAEFGWRWVFLINIPIAGAAALATWFLVARSTPRREHHLGLMQSAVLAGSIAALVAALVNGGEWGWSSAQTAILAVIALVGFSSTGLTSAFGRRPILEPQLLRVPRIIPAAAVLLVFHVAFGAMLLTVILWMEGVWGWSPLRAGLGIAPGPAIVPIVAILAGRVADRIAPRVLAGLGGAVFAVGVASWALVTQADSTYAAAILPGALLTGVGVGLITPTAMAIGTSALPAQWFATGSGVLSMARQVGIAVGVAVAVACLGSASDVSDFHLTWWVTAAVSLIAGAPLFAATKETRE
- a CDS encoding thioesterase family protein, translating into MTDQFTTLHRLLDGRTVDSERLRTVYGFGGLHGGILSAMLLGHMRRAVDASFRPVELTTQFIAPTRDLPSVEVRVLRQGRRNAQVTATATAPDGSIVATADAVFTARAAAPITHRLSPEAPSGVTPLESASPIVIDPQFMPLATAFEIRPATSILPYTGADDAELYAWIRLAGPSPDPQSRLLILADALAPSYAATLNVLAPIPTVRMAVHFAPTTKSSDDDWVLLHARTPHADDDGWLSESLDLWTPDGVHLASSTQLRIVRH
- a CDS encoding ester cyclase, whose product is MTRFELPPEHVLRAREKLVLDHFHDEVAQDWDATLSTFPHPHYELIAQMAVHDGAREVRDYYHDTRVAFPDQNHEIIAFRHTVDAVVVEFWLLGTHLGPLGKIPPTGSSHRTRMTAYFIFDDNENLIVERIYFDQLTILKQLIGGLDKRDPRDLLTIGRAVVGLLAMSGDEPDSRLLDTVPPQFDD
- a CDS encoding MarR family transcriptional regulator, giving the protein MSDEPRWLTAAEMDAWLPLLAVINLLPQALDQQLRTDAGISHVYYSMLALLSNAPDRTMTMGELARDSFTSPSRLTHAVASMEKRGWVARCADPENRRIQNVSLTDNGVELLVRIAPGHVDEVRRRVFDRLSPAQVDQLRDIASTLAEQG